A portion of the Thunnus albacares chromosome 5, fThuAlb1.1, whole genome shotgun sequence genome contains these proteins:
- the LOC122982827 gene encoding P2Y purinoceptor 1-like translates to MNYTSCPRVSFDFSSRFLPPVFILVFIVGLVANGWGLKSLLHNWKKLKIINVFVLNLGLADILYLLTLPFLMVYYFMGSKWIFGDTFCKITRFCFNLNLYGSIGFLTCISVYRYLAIVHPVRMMGRFTITHSVAISVMVWLLVSIQSLPDMFYTKTFRNKPGKCYDTTHEKYVEDYLKYSLGWTLTGFCLPFLITLGCYGHVIVILCRKNTIDKVQKKRCLRLLLILIVLFSVCYIPYHVLRNLNLWSRVLLKHQICREWSNRVYIAHQISRGLVCLNSALNPLVYLHGNEHITAQLRQLLQRTRQTLNSSSVPAAQITEGV, encoded by the coding sequence ATGAATTACACATCTTGTCCTCGTGTCAGCTTTGACTTTTCAAGCAGATTCCTGCCTCCTGTTTTCATCTTAGTATTCATCGTTGGTCTGGTAGCTAATGGATGGGGTTTGAAGTCTTTGCTGCACAACTGGAAGAAACTAAAGATcatcaatgtttttgttctgaaccTTGGTCTTGCAGATATTCTGTATCTGCTCACACTCCCGTTTCTGATGGTGTACTATTTTATGGGGAGTAAATGGATCTTTGGAGATACATTCTGCAAGATAACAAGATTCTGCTTCAACCTGAATTTATATGGCAGCATTGGGTTCCTTACTTGTATAAGTGTGTACAGGTACCTGGCTATTGTCCATCCAGTGAGAATGATGGGAAGATTCACTATTACCCACTCTGTGGCTATCTCAGTCATGGTTTGGCTTTTGGTGAGCATTCAAAGTCTTCCGGACATGTTCTACACCAAAACATTTAGAAATAAGCCTGGGAAATGCTACGATACCACCCACGAGAAATATGTTGAGGATTACCTGAAATACAGCCTTGGATGGACACTCACTGGGTTTTGTCTGCCATTCCTCATCACACTGGGCTGCTATGGACATGTGATTGTCATTCTCTGCCGCAAAAATACCATTGACAAGGTACAGAAAAAGAGATGCTTGAGATTATTGCTCATCTtgattgttctcttctctgtttgttacATCCCCTATCATGTGTTGAGGAATCTCAACCTCTGGTCAagagttttattaaaacatcaGATATGCCGTGAATGGTCTAATAGAGTCTACATTGCTCATCAGATAAGTCGTGgacttgtgtgtctgaacagtgCTCTCAACCCTCTGGTTTATCTTCATGGAAATGAACATATTACTGCTCAGCTCAGACAGCTGCTCCAGCGAACTCGTCAGACACTCAACTCCAGCAGTGTGCCTGCAGCACAAATTACGGAGGGGGTTTAA
- the LOC122982952 gene encoding 6-phosphofructo-2-kinase/fructose-2,6-bisphosphatase-like isoform X2: MELPQLEHMRLRRSRCDSAASVPQFCNSPTMIVMVGLPARGKTYISKKLTRYLNWIGVPTKMFNVGQYRREAVKTYKNFEFFKPDNEEAMKIRKACASAALKDVTAYFTKEHGQVAVFDATNTTRERRAVIISFAKEKGYKVFFVESVCEDPDIIAENIKQVKFGSPDYVDRDIDEAMEDFIQRIECYRASYMPIDDDKDRKLSYIKIFDVGSRYLVNKIQDHIQSRIVYYLMNIHVTPRSIYLSRHGESELNLTGRIGGDSGLSPRGHKYASALGVFIKSQNINDLKVWTSHMKRTIQTAEAVGVRYEQWKALNEIDAGVCEELTYEEIQEKFPEEFALRDQDKYRYRYPKGESYEDLVHRLEPVIMELERQENVLVICHQAVMRCLLAYFLDKPADQLPYLRCPLHTVLKLTPIAYGCKVESFFLNIEAVNTHRERPENVDVNRNPEEALQTVPDHI, encoded by the exons ATGGAGCTTCCCCAGCTGGAACATATGAGGCTCCGCAGGTCAAGGTGTGACAGCGCAG CCTCGGTGCCGCAGTTCTGTAACTCTCCTACAATGATTGTGATGGTGGGATTGCCAGCTAGAGGGAAGACCTACATCTCCAAGAAGCTCACTCGCTACCTGAACTGGATTGGAGTCCCTACAAAAA TGTTTAACGTGGGCCAGTACCGCCGAGAGGCTGTCAAGACCTATAAGAACTTTGAGTTCTTTAAACCTGACAACGAGGAAGCCATGAAGATCCGCAA GGCCTGTGCATCAGCCGCCCTCAAAGATGTGACTGCCTACTTCACAAAGGAACACGGACAAGTAGCC GTATTTGATGCTACCAACACCACCAGGGAGAGAAGAGCAGTCATCATTAGTTTTGCCAAAGAGAAAGGCTACAAG GTGTTCTTTGTGGAATCAGTCTGTGAGGACCCTGACATAATCGCGGAGAATATCAAG CAAGTGAAATTTGGGAGCCCGGATTATGTGGATCGTGACATAGATGAAGCCATGGAAGACTTCATCCAGCGCATTGAGTGTTACAGGGCAAGCTACATGCCTATAGATGATGATAAAGACAG GAAGCTTTCCTACATCAAGATCTTTGACGTGGGCAGTAGATACTTGGTGAACAAGATCCAGGACCACATTCAGAGCAGGATAGTCTACTACCTCATGAACATCCATGTCACACCGAGATCCATCTACCTGAGCCGCCACGGAGAGAGCGAGCTCAACCTAACAGGTCGCATCGGGGGAGATTCAGGCCTGTCCCCCAGAGGACATAAA TATGCCAGTGCTTTGGGAGTCTTCATCAAGAGTCAGAATATCAATGACCTGAAAGTGTGGACGAGCCACATGAAGAGGACCATCCAGACTGCAGAGGCTGTGGGAGTCCGGTATGAGCAGTGGAAGGCTCTCAATGAAATAGACGCT GGTGTATGTGAGGAACTAACCTACGAGGAGATTCAGGAGAAATTCCCAGAAGAGTTTGCACTGAGAGACCAAGACAAGTATCGTTATCGTTACCCCAAGGGTGAG TCTTATGAGGACCTTGTCCATCGTCTGGAGCCAGTCATCATGGAGCTGGAAAGACAGGAAAACGTTCTGGTCATCTGCCACCAAGCTGTAATGCGCTGCCTGTTGGCATACTTTCTAGACAAACCTGCAG ATCAGCTGCCCTATCTAAGATGCCCCCTTCACACAGTGCTCAAGCTCACGCCAATAGCCTACG GGTGTAAAGTTGAGTCATTTTTCCTCAATATTGAAGCAGTCAACACGCACAGAGAGAGACCAGAG aatGTCGACGTCAACAGAAACCCAGAGGAGGCCCTGCAGACTGTTCCTGATCACATATAA
- the LOC122982952 gene encoding 6-phosphofructo-2-kinase/fructose-2,6-bisphosphatase 1-like isoform X1, whose amino-acid sequence MALTINTSTEQKRLTQTPLLKIWVPWIGCNLNRRRASSVPQFCNSPTMIVMVGLPARGKTYISKKLTRYLNWIGVPTKMFNVGQYRREAVKTYKNFEFFKPDNEEAMKIRKACASAALKDVTAYFTKEHGQVAVFDATNTTRERRAVIISFAKEKGYKVFFVESVCEDPDIIAENIKQVKFGSPDYVDRDIDEAMEDFIQRIECYRASYMPIDDDKDRKLSYIKIFDVGSRYLVNKIQDHIQSRIVYYLMNIHVTPRSIYLSRHGESELNLTGRIGGDSGLSPRGHKYASALGVFIKSQNINDLKVWTSHMKRTIQTAEAVGVRYEQWKALNEIDAGVCEELTYEEIQEKFPEEFALRDQDKYRYRYPKGESYEDLVHRLEPVIMELERQENVLVICHQAVMRCLLAYFLDKPADQLPYLRCPLHTVLKLTPIAYGCKVESFFLNIEAVNTHRERPENVDVNRNPEEALQTVPDHI is encoded by the exons ATGGCTCTCACCATTAACACGTCCACAGAGCAGAAAAGACTCACACAGACTCCTCTGCTCAAGATCTGGGTGCCATGGATAGGCTGCAACTTGAACCGCAGGAGGGcat CCTCGGTGCCGCAGTTCTGTAACTCTCCTACAATGATTGTGATGGTGGGATTGCCAGCTAGAGGGAAGACCTACATCTCCAAGAAGCTCACTCGCTACCTGAACTGGATTGGAGTCCCTACAAAAA TGTTTAACGTGGGCCAGTACCGCCGAGAGGCTGTCAAGACCTATAAGAACTTTGAGTTCTTTAAACCTGACAACGAGGAAGCCATGAAGATCCGCAA GGCCTGTGCATCAGCCGCCCTCAAAGATGTGACTGCCTACTTCACAAAGGAACACGGACAAGTAGCC GTATTTGATGCTACCAACACCACCAGGGAGAGAAGAGCAGTCATCATTAGTTTTGCCAAAGAGAAAGGCTACAAG GTGTTCTTTGTGGAATCAGTCTGTGAGGACCCTGACATAATCGCGGAGAATATCAAG CAAGTGAAATTTGGGAGCCCGGATTATGTGGATCGTGACATAGATGAAGCCATGGAAGACTTCATCCAGCGCATTGAGTGTTACAGGGCAAGCTACATGCCTATAGATGATGATAAAGACAG GAAGCTTTCCTACATCAAGATCTTTGACGTGGGCAGTAGATACTTGGTGAACAAGATCCAGGACCACATTCAGAGCAGGATAGTCTACTACCTCATGAACATCCATGTCACACCGAGATCCATCTACCTGAGCCGCCACGGAGAGAGCGAGCTCAACCTAACAGGTCGCATCGGGGGAGATTCAGGCCTGTCCCCCAGAGGACATAAA TATGCCAGTGCTTTGGGAGTCTTCATCAAGAGTCAGAATATCAATGACCTGAAAGTGTGGACGAGCCACATGAAGAGGACCATCCAGACTGCAGAGGCTGTGGGAGTCCGGTATGAGCAGTGGAAGGCTCTCAATGAAATAGACGCT GGTGTATGTGAGGAACTAACCTACGAGGAGATTCAGGAGAAATTCCCAGAAGAGTTTGCACTGAGAGACCAAGACAAGTATCGTTATCGTTACCCCAAGGGTGAG TCTTATGAGGACCTTGTCCATCGTCTGGAGCCAGTCATCATGGAGCTGGAAAGACAGGAAAACGTTCTGGTCATCTGCCACCAAGCTGTAATGCGCTGCCTGTTGGCATACTTTCTAGACAAACCTGCAG ATCAGCTGCCCTATCTAAGATGCCCCCTTCACACAGTGCTCAAGCTCACGCCAATAGCCTACG GGTGTAAAGTTGAGTCATTTTTCCTCAATATTGAAGCAGTCAACACGCACAGAGAGAGACCAGAG aatGTCGACGTCAACAGAAACCCAGAGGAGGCCCTGCAGACTGTTCCTGATCACATATAA